A region from the Lolium perenne isolate Kyuss_39 chromosome 4, Kyuss_2.0, whole genome shotgun sequence genome encodes:
- the LOC127294268 gene encoding uncharacterized protein produces the protein MDAVCEECGDAGIRKLLLRCSKCKSAARHRYCLDAIIFDSVVDWSCSGCIPKHNEAIKSLEDASNEVQLSNTQLGCPMINEPNVDNEKVTKARRPRTIRPRRKRNYHVDDSTKHFPSGDASNLGQCGSKSHEERDSMHAISAQFCSGDAIGSCEVFVGDIPNHYDCEKEGEDRNGHLTCAVESSDGSSEQPLNHASEFEPNNLQKAMDGSKLTSKSAECTHLSNGRSCCFPSAKYVEDLVPRGRKGDIFSLTNDVEGSLPMIGDKPCPTSASVEQAVGLSVNREKPEPLKAVTGFEKSVVASKFAPNCSKRIQGSELKTGSADVLSPLMQHLDSWPTVPMQSSPSNELEDVAVQESSAERTRCLVDEQTNAPTMETLKVSKPSMENECLHSNEDNSDKANRGSDEVLLSTKAKKMPRQMCGDRETINCYNKNGISEPEPAKGDRDARNLQRSAEKPSYLGVKKMFLNRVLQGEGINSELLPSKFVGPCESTKINPRKRKQSESYNPDGTRYQKVARSKDGRLVPAASLRDGQNMPGEDNVSNDKVIGHSRKGKHKKLDKSWLAKKASRDPRKREMVTRDLHRSSVDKSRAYSENIDPTLQESSYSLNNPQSSCEPKKRRGLYDLNSQSCDNDRHLRKKRKCTQNAAKNQRRCLKKGKEASGSGNLNHRHSKNHKRSTDANKDENASVRNLDSGCAKSVVAQLASQTVVKEGNCGISRMPLISECIDMQHLDKPYWTGIMEIDKNYVPLAAHLSTKAGKKVKEHSRSLPPILKVTEFSTSKTCPKHLEAPIPPADNIDLYFFCGDTRPNKELDQLVKHVADSGIIIEAIVGLAKLCLYPSFVLAEENQTFQGKPYLWGVFKPRKDEIKRLAPAEQDCSAHVTEEEHVQEQNVLDQQDKAQSDPLDQVTHPAHVTEEEHVQEQNVLDQQDKAQSDPLDQVTHPENQPLLDANEVGKETLSGNGLSLVDMRAVVSANISPADHVQPCSNPEAPPLKICGFVMSRTPRSAELIQEMQKEGALLFAVQQVMTEPGSVV, from the exons ATG GATGCTGTGTGCGAAGAGTGTGGAGATGCTGGCATCAGAAAACTGTTGCTGCGCTGCAGCAAATGCAAGAGCGCCGCCAGGCATCG ATATTGCTTGGATGCAATAATCTTTGATTCGGTCGTGGACTGGTCATGTAGTGGCTGTATCCCAAAACACAACGAAGCCATTAAATCATTAGAAGACGCGTCCAATGAAGTGCAACTAAGTAATACCCAGTTGGGCTGCCCTATGATTAATGAACCGAATGTGGACAATGAGAAGGTAACTAAGGCACGAAGACCTCGTACAATTAGACCACGTCGGAAAAGAAATTATCATGTGGATGACAGTACTAAACATTTTCCAAGTGGAGACGCATCCAATCTGGGACAATGTGGAAGCAAGTCCCACGAGGAAAGAGATAGTATGCATGCAATCAGTGCACAATTTTGTAGTGGTGACGCAATAGGTTCTTGTGAAGTCTTTGTTGGGGATATACCCAACCACTATGATTGTGAGAAGGAAGGGGAGGATAGAAATGGACACTTAACTTGCGCAGTGGAGAGTTCTGATGGTTCAAGTGAGCAGCCTTTGAATCATGCTTCAGAATTTGAACCCAACAATTTGCAGAAGGCAATGGATGGCTCTAAACTTACTTCAAAGTCTGCGGAGTGTACTCATCTCTCAAATGGAAGGAGTTGCTGCTTTCCTTCAGCGAAGTATGTTGAGGATCTTGTTCCACGAGGAAGAAAGGGTGATATATTTTCTCTAACTAATGATGTTGAGGGATCACTTCCAATGATTGGGGACAAGCCATGTCCTACGTCGGCAAGCGTGGAGCAAGCAGTTGGTTTGTCAGTAAACAGGGAGAAACCTGAACCACTGAAGGCAGTTACAGGCTTTGAGAAGAGTGTCGTAGCATCAAAGTTTGCACCAAATTGTTCAAAGCGGATCCAAGGATCAGAGCTGAAGACAGGGAGCGCAGATGTCTTGAGTCCTCTAATGCAGCATTTGGATTCCTGGCCAACGGTACCAATGCAATCAAGTCCCTCGAATGAACTAGAAGACGTGGCTGTTCAGGAAAGTAGTGCTGAAAGAACAAGGTGCTTGGTGGATGAGCAAACCAACGCCCCTACAATGGAGACGCTCAAAGTATCAAAGCCCTCTATGGAAAATGAATGCTTGCATTCCAATGAAGACAACTCGGATAAAGCAAATAGAGGATCAGATGAGGTTTTATTGAGCACCAAAGCCAAGAAGATGCCAAGGCAAATGTGTGGTGATAGAGAGACAATTAACTGTTACAACAAAAATGGAATTTCAGAACCTGAGCCAGCAAAGGGTGACCGAGATGCAAGAAACCTCCAACGTAGTGCAGAAAAGCCGTCATATCTTGGTGTAAAAAAGATGTTTCTTAACCGGGTATTGCAAGGGGAAGGCATTAACAGCGAGTTATTGCCTTCTAAGTTTGTTGGTCCATGCGAGTCAACAAAAATCAACCCTAGAAAGCGTAAACAGTCAGAAAGTTACAACCCAGATGGAACCAGATATCAGAAGGTTGCACGGTCAAAAGATGGTAGACTTGTGCCAGCAGCATCATTGAGAGATGGTCAGAACATGCCTGGGGAAGACAATGTTAGCAATGATAAAGTTATTGGGCACTCCAGGAAGGGAAAACATAAGAAACTGGACAAGTCATGGCTGGCTAAGAAGGCCAGCAGAGATCCACGGAAGAGGGAGATGGTTACAAGAGATCTTCATAGAAGTTCTGTGGATAAATCAAGAGCTTATTCAGAAAATATCGATCCGACACTCCAGGAGAGCAGCTACTCATTGAATAATCCCCAGAGCAGTTGTGAGCCAAAGAAACGAAGGGGACTCTATGATTTGAATTCTCAGTCTTGTGATAATGATAGACATCTGAGGAAGAAAAGAAAATGCACCCAAAATGCTGCGAAAAACCAGAGAAGATGTTTAAAAAAAGGTAAAGAAGCTTCGGGGTCAGGAAATTTGAATCATCGACATTCCAAGAATCATAAGAGAAGCACAGATGCAAACAAAGATGAAAATGCATCTGTAAGAAATCTGGATTCTGGATGTGCTAAGAGTGTTGTAGCACAGCTGGCATCACAAACTGTAGTCAAGGAGGGCAACTGTGGGATATCAAGGATGCCACTCATTTCAGAATGTATTGACATGCAACACCTTGATAAACCTTACTGGAC TGGAATCATGGAGATTGACAAGAACTATGTTCCATTGGCTGCACACCTGTCAACCAAAGCAGGCAAGAAGGTGAAGGAACACTCAAGATCATTGCcaccaatattaaaagtgacagaATTTTCTACATCGAAAACATGTCCAAAGCACTTGGAGGCACCAATACCCCCAGCTGACAATATTGACTTGTATTTCTTCTGTGGCGATACGAG GCCAAATAAAGAGCTGGATCAGCTAGTGAAGCATGTCGCTGATAGCGGTATTATTATAGAAGCTATTGTTGGTTTGGCCAAGCTGTGTCTCTACCCTTCTTTTGTACTAGCAGAGGAAAACCAGA CGTTCCAAGGGAAACCCTATCTATGGGGAGTGTTCAAGCCCAGAAAAGATGAAATCAAAAGATTAGCTCCAGCGGAACAAGACTGTTCGGCACACGTCACTGAGGAAGAACATGTCCAAGAACAGAATGTGTTGGACCAGCAGGACAAGGCGCAGAGCGACCCTCTTGATCAAGTCACTCATCCCGCACACGTCACTGAGGAAGAACATGTCCAAGAACAGAATGTGTTGGACCAGCAGGACAAGGCGCAGAGCGACCCTCTTGATCAAGTCACTCATCCCGAGAATCAACCCTTGCTAGATGCAAACGAAGTGGGAAAGGAAACATTGTCTGGTAATGGCCTGTCCTTGGTTGACATGAGAGCGGTAGTTTCTGCAAATATCAGCCCAGCTGATCATGTACAACCCTGCTCAAATCCAGAAGCTCCGCCTCTCAAAATCTGTGGCTTTGTTATGTCACGGACACCGAGATCTGCGGAGCTCATCCAGGAGATGCAGAAGGAAGGTGCATTACTGTTTGCTGTGCAGCAAGTGATGACAGAGCCTGGGTCGGTGGTGTAG